The Triticum aestivum cultivar Chinese Spring chromosome 3A, IWGSC CS RefSeq v2.1, whole genome shotgun sequence genome includes a region encoding these proteins:
- the LOC123063465 gene encoding protein IRON-RELATED TRANSCRIPTION FACTOR 2: protein MGHHYQLFEDPFARSMSSLEPDIFSGTGVHHHLAPSTQWLGLGNHGIPVAPTANNGTSSGGDGDGSGSHRKISHNAYERDRRKELNELYSDLRSLLPEDDRTKKLSIPITVSRVLKYIPEQQKQVEGLENKKEELTRASCKPGVLTMRENTAPTVSATCIDDRGIMVQVSLVSTMAGDLPMSKCINVLENEGLRLISSSTSAFQNRTFYSLHLQRTQRTMSKECPAFCEELENVMKQKAGLRLHH, encoded by the exons ATGGGGCACCACTACCAGCTGTTCGAGGACCCGTTCGCGAGGAGCATGTCGTCGCTGGAGCCGGACATCTTCTCCGGCACCGGCGTCCATCATCACCTCGCGCCGTCCACGCAGTGGCTGGGCCTCGGAAACCACGGCATCCCAGTGGCGCCGACCGCCAACAACGGCACCtcctcgggcggcgacggcgacggctcgggCTCCCATCGCAAGATCAGTCACAACGCCTACGAGCGAGACCGACGCAAGGAGCTCAACGAGCTCTACTCCGACCTCCGCTCCCTCCTCCCCGAAGACGATCGCACC AAGAAGCTGAGCATTCCAATCACGGTGTCACGGGTGCTCAAGTACATCCCGGAGCAGCAGAAGCAGGTGGAAGGCCTGGAGAACAAGAAGGAGGAGCTGACACGGGCCAGCTGCAAGCCAGGAGTGCTGACCATGAGGGAGAACACGGCTCCGACTGTGTCCGCCACCTGCATCGACGACAGGGGTATCATGGTCCAGGTCAGCCTGGTGAGCACTATGGCTGGAGATCTGCCCATGTCCAAGTGCATCAACGTGCTGGAGAATGAAGGTCTTCGCCTCATCAGCTCGTCCACTTCCGCATTCCAGAACAGGACGTTCTACAGCCTTCATCTTCAG AGAACCCAACGAACGATGAGCAAGGAGTGTCCAGCATTTTGTGAAGAACTGGAGAACGTCATGAAGCAAAAGGCAGGACTGCGTCTACATCACTAG